The region taaatatacatatatatatatatatatatatatatatatatatatatatatatatatatatatatatatatatgtatatatatatatatgtatatatatatatatatgtatatatatatatgtatatatatatttatacatatatatatatatatatatatgtatatatatatatatatttatacatatatatatatatatttatatatatataaatatataaatatatatataaatatatatatatataaatatatatatatatatatatgtatatatatatatgtatatatatatatatatatatatatgtatatatatatatgtatatatatatatataatatatatatatatatatatatatatatatatatatatatatagtggaaGGTGAGTGCAATGGGTGATTTTCACCCAGACGCCAAGGCTTCGCAGGCTCCAAATTTTCATTGAAGATATATATAGTTTTGAGGggagtataaaaatatataaatttataaaataattatataaaaattgatatgCTTATATTATGTAAGAataagtatatattaatttataataaaaactataatagctcaaaaacactttttttaaattttcttaaatttaattagtgtATATTggtatacaattttaaaaatgttttaattaattaagaaCAAATTATGCTCAGGGCCCCTGAGGAAGAGGGAAAAGAGGCATATGTACCCTGGGTGCCAAGGTATTAGAGGTGCCAGAAAaccaaagacaaaaaaaatcagtctaataaattcaaaaatcaaataaatattgcaaagtaaataacttgttttgtttatattaccAAAGAATTATAGTtagatataatttatttttttaattaattatttaagaaattgattaaaactataatataaatcagGTCTTCTCACAAAGAACCactattgaaaaaattagaaagttGTTTAAAACCAAGTTAAGTAACGTTGGTGCATTCAGGTTTTCTCATTAAACTTAGCatatagttaattaaaaatgacctGTCTAAAACCCAAACTAATCAAAGGTTACCCAGAATatttgcacttttttaaaaactgtgttGCAAACCATTAGAATAAATAAGCGCATGATGTAACTGATCAACTTAGTACACATTAACTGATTAACTACAGTACAGAACTAcagtaaaatcttttaaaagtatttttataatgctaGATTTGCTGCAGTAATGTTGATCGTCAGCTTGCTGCTATAAAACTAATTGCAAAACAACCACCAAAAATTACTGCTGCTCTAAAGCTGTTGCTTTACTTTCAACCAAAACATTGACCCATGATGAGCAGATGGCTTGTCTTGGCGATGAAACAAAAAGCGATTGATGATTGCAAAATTATAATGAGCCAGGATATGTTCTCCAAACATAAGCTTGAACTGAATATCTTTACCATTGAGCTTTGTCATTCCATTCaacaaattcaatttaaaattgggATTGTAAAAACGGTTTTGTTAAGATTCTCATTCATCTGGTTAAAAGATCAAGAACCTGTGAAGACAACTTTATGTAAGATATTTCGCATCTTAATATTTCACTTTTGAAATATCTTCATTTTTCACTTCTGGAATTACTTTAAGTTTTCTCATCCAAATATACTCAAAGAATCTATAGCCTATTTTCCAATCTATATGCATTTTGATTCAAGTTTTTTACCCAAAGCCAGTACCTGTTGCATAAAGTGAGTGACCTTTAAACTAAAAGTAAACTGAAATTGATTGAAATGATTGTAGGGgcattataaaacaaaagatttaagAATGTGTATTGGATATTAAGCCACTGTCATGTATATGATAACACTTGGCTCAGTGTGGGATTTATGTATTATGGATATATTATTCGtttgccacaaaaaaaaaaattaaaaaacttttaatcttttagGGAAATACAATAGAAAATCTTGGAAATTCCACATGTCGTCACTTAAGGTCcgtaaataaaactaaactttcatgcgtttttaattttttaaacgtaGATACATTGGAAATATACAGCAAATGCGGAGATTTGTgttctataaaaaaactatttaccaAACTAAAACGTaaactaattgtttttaaacaaatattttaaaatatattaactgtAATCGAAGaataatttcttgctttattttttacttataataaattcatattGTCGTATCAGCATGAgctcaaaaaaacttggaagACCTGCAaaggttttaaacaaaactCGTATTAATAGTAGAAGATTTTCTGGAAAAGCTTCTGATTTACCCGTGAGTGATCTACCAACTTACAAACAGCTCAATCAATACGGTTACAAGATTgagaaagaattatttaatgGACAGAAAATTGACTCTGTATCAATCGTGACAAAAGTCAATAGTGACTTGCAAAAACTTTGGTATAGAGTTAATTCAAATCTACCTCTGATAAAAgataaaccattaaaaaataaaatatccagaacatttaaaaaaatattatctgcAGAACGAATTTAATCTAAAAACCATAAGTCCAGTATAAGCTGGCTAGAAAAGAAACTGGAAACGTTGTTTGATTTGTCTGCTTGCCGGTGCGATCTCCCAATTATTGATGACTGTAAAGAtaggtaaatatatatttgtaaacattttttagtacaatttgtttaatgttaagagaaaaagattttataaggGTTGATGAAAATTTACTATCCTATTCCCCTTGCCTTCTACTAAGGTATTAAGGTCTTTATCCATAAACTAAAGAATGTAAgcctatataataaataatttctatattGTCTTGATTTTATAGTAAAGTAATATACATTTAGACAAATCTTATGTCGGAAAAGCGACTGCACAATGAAACACATAGTTTGTCTCTGTGAGGAAAGCAGAAAGGTATATCATGcaatttttatcaacatttacTGTTAGAATTGATAAATATGGAGGGTTGGATAAAAAAGAGCCGCAAGTCATTTTAGCATTTACTGCTTATTTACGAAGTTATGGTCAAATGGTTAGTGATCATgaaatttgattcattttattcgatttaaattttaataattttaaattttaaaatacttgacTTATTTTAGGTCCCCGTTCTGGAAAGAGAATATTTAAAGGATCAAAGATGCAAGATAGGATTAAAAGGAAGTTGGCAGTTAGGCAACGTGAACCAAGTGGAGGCAACTAGGGTTGCCAAAATGTATATTAGACAGGAAAAAGAGGCCACTAGAGAGCTAATTAGACAGAGAAGTCTTCAAACAACATCAAAACTCGAGTCAGATGGTAATTTTAGTGCTGGATCTTCAAGTTTAGATACAGCTGAAAGTGAAGAATTTGAGGAGCAAATCATAAGTGAAAGAAATTACACAGACTTATCTAATTTAGCCAAGGCTGCAATAAGGTATGAAGTAAGTGATGCTGCTGCAGCTGCAATAGCAACAGCTGTGTTAATTGACTACGGAATAGTAACTGAGAGTAAAAAATCTCAGATAGTAACGgaatataagattttttgtgAAAAGGTACAAGTGGCTAATTCAATTGACACAAAGCATCGTCAAGAAGtttcacaaataaaagtaattggtGTTGATAGCAAGTAGGCAAAAATTCATTAGTTtatgtgatgaaatacaagagtAATGGGGACCCTTTCTTTTATTGAACTACCAAAGATGAACATCACCTCACTTTTACTTGTGAAAATGACCCTTTCTCTGGAAATTATCTAACTCATACTATAATAGAAAATGGTAAAGGTAATACTATGGCTTCAGCAACGTTAAATGTGCTTTCTGAATATGATAGTATTAAAAGCTTGGAAGCGATTGTTCTTGACAATACAAGTTCTAACACTGGCGTAGATAATGGTTTAGTTGTCAAATTAGAAAAGCTTTTGAATCGTAGCATTCATTTAGTTGGTTGTTTACTTCACCAGGGTGAGCTACCTCTTCGCCATGTTATATCTGAAATAGATGGAAAAACTAATGATCCTAAAAAGTATAAGGGCCCTATTGGTGAACAAGCATCTGATACATTCATGCATGAAAAACCATTGGTTCAGTTTGTTCCTATTGATTCCGAGATAGAGTTATATGTAAAGCCTAACATTGTTGGCGAGTACAGACCAGCGTAAACTTTATGAGTATTGCACTGGAATAGCTAAAGGTTCCATTTCTGTCAAGTATGCTAACAGGAAACCTGGTCCAGTCTGTCATGCACGCTGGTTAACTCTTGCTTTGAGAGTTATGATGGTTTATACAAGAACCGAGATACCTACACATGATTTAAACTGCATAACAAAGTACACAATACAAGTTTACTGTCCTATGTGGTTTGCCGTTAAAAGTTCAGCGCATTACAAAGATGCACCAAGGCTTCTCCATAAAACAATTCAATTAGTCAAGAAACAGGATAGCAGAATTCAAATTATTGTATTGAAAAATCTTCAGGGTAATTCCTACTGCTGCTGTCAAGAAAACTTTCTTTATGCTATGCTGCTAGACGATGAAAAAGTTGTAAGAGACCGTGCTttaatcaaatctttaaaattagattATCCAGGGAAACAAATCCAGATTTCAAACCTAAAATCAAAGCTAAGACAGTTATGACCTTGAACTTCAATGCTGATGTTTGGACCGACTTAATTGAGGTTTCTTCAATACAAATTGAACATCCTACGTCAACTTTTGTATCTTCAAATGAATTACTACAAGCTATTCAAACCGGCAATAAACTTTCTCTAACTGATTTGCCAAACAATTCTCAGTCGGTGGAAAGAGCTGTAAAACTCACATCTAAAGCTTCTAAAAAGGTTTATGGGCGGGTAAGGAGACATAACTTCATTCTGGCTAAAAACCAAAGCAGAGCCGAAAACAAGAGAAACGTGAAAAAGTCAGAATATCGCGTAATTATCTCAGAGTAATTTTACAAACttgtttttacaacaattttacaaacctgttacaaatgtaatatattgtatttaatgtatataaatgtgAGTTTAATGTTCTCTTTTATGAAAAGGCATTCCTAAAATGTATTATAACTTCAAGCTTGGTGttacttttattgttaatgGTCTATAAAAACGTTGAAGCAAaggtgttatatatataaatacctatGTAAACTCAAAAGACCTAACCAGAGCTAGCGCAAACAAATAGTAAATAAGGGTGTGGGGTAGTGACTTTAgctaacttaaaaacaaaaaaaaataggtacTTGATCTCTGATCATTGctgaataatattataattaatattataataagttCATTGTTCGGGGAGGAGTGTCATACACCCATTTTTTAGACTCTAGCCCCAATAATTTTCCAACATCGatagttttaaagaaactttagtTTCAATCGACTTGAAAACTTGAAAATCGGTTCATAAAAAACGATATTATATTTCATGAATATCTGCGACGGAAACTTTTTACAAACCCTGCCTCGTTTTCACATGGCGTTAACCAATgagattttataaaacattgtgAAAATGAGGCGTGACATATAAAAAGTTTCCGTCacagatatttttgaaaaataaggtttttcaaaatattaaattctcttaaatatttgaaaaaaacacaCCAAtagctaaaaactttaaaatgatttcCCAAAATGATTATAGCTccatattgaataattttttcggatttatgtttatatttatggcTTACATAAATCCCAAAGTGAGCAAATatgatttggaaaaaaaagtatgtttagaCTGGCTTATTGGATAtacatgttaaaaataaactgaataCAAATTAGTCGTGAGatgacataataataataacaatttttgttattaaaaaagaaaaaaaagagttttcaatattaatttcaaagaaTCACTGAATTGGTCAGCGTACCAGTCTTTATGGTGATCATGGTTAGGAAATCATCTCTTAGGAACAGTTTATGATAATCCATTGGATTTGAAGTTAGTACAGGTGTATGCTTATGAC is a window of Hydra vulgaris chromosome 15, alternate assembly HydraT2T_AEP DNA encoding:
- the LOC136092140 gene encoding uncharacterized protein LOC136092140 → MQFLSTFTVRIDKYGGLDKKEPQVILAFTAYLRSYGQMVPVLEREYLKDQRCKIGLKGSWQLGNVNQVEATRVAKMYIRQEKEATRELIRQRSLQTTSKLESDGNFSAGSSSLDTAESEEFEEQIISERNYTDLSNLAKAAIRYEVSDAAAAAIATAVLIDYGIVTESKKSQIVTEYKIFCEKVQVANSIDTKHRQEVSQIKVIGVDSK